The Setaria italica strain Yugu1 chromosome IX, Setaria_italica_v2.0, whole genome shotgun sequence genome has a window encoding:
- the LOC101770158 gene encoding protein RRP6-like 1 isoform X1 gives MDGPEGVKGREDAAPGREAGDPEEAGDGFQLVSHDKKKKRASGQEGGGSAGSGAFLGAGSVRALTQDKGGAPAPGTKAKVPFHDPTIPRPQEVYKIIVDNYKPFEHVWLERSEDGTRCVHPLEKLPVEQFVDRNVPESEPLKPADLEDTPFTLVEDHKGLMELAKKLKSVTEFAVDLEHNQYRSFQGLTCLMQISTRTEDFIVDTLKLRIYIGLYLQEPFKDPTKRKVMHGADRDIMWLQRDFHIYICNLFDTGQASRVLQMERNSLEYLLLRFCGVTAKKEYQNADWRSRPLPDEMIKYAREDTHYLLYIYDLMKQRLQRESTPENDLLLEVHKRSNEICLQFYEKELLTDTSYLHIYGFECCFLGLSTRSKVHRSIFCVPIWLIEVYYYRLQEHELNSKQLAVVAALHGWRDRLARQEDESTGYVLPNKALIEIAKQMPTDTGHLKRIVKSKYPFVERSLDEIAYTVWNALEYSYAFEGIAEQLKKERSEQLALKSVQASDETTLLDVDSDKSNIGTADQSSVAPSSTANVSVASGSGAGFMNETAMIDSIHLDDNTRTTSTKNFKTLSGLTRPINKDVLSNNRYQQATQELKRPTLGALGNSEPGRQTEIFGGFSKEQFQGGSNVENFRSSVLPFQQFSDGVKHSAAIGPTESFYPNTGMHSDNVWIQSTQMNEAMQLSNATYYPQLPGYSTEVVGNHYEPEGMQMSSYLSGFEPTFQSISQSTGTGLLPGRNKEGNFQNPMRRQSYPPSSNRYDRPYQ, from the exons ATGGACGGGCCCGAAGGCGTGAAGGGGAGAGAGGACGCGGCGCCGGGCCGCGAGGCCGGCGACCCCGAGGAGGCGGGGGACGGGTTCCAGCTCGTCTCGCatgacaagaagaagaagagggccagCGGCCAGGAGGGTGGCGGGAGTGCTGGCTCCGGCGCCTTTCTCGGTGCGGGGTCGGTGCGGGCGTTGACCCAGGACAAGGGAGGCGCGCCCGCGCCGGGGACGAAGGCGAAGGTGCCCTTCCACGATCCGACCATCCCCCGGCCGCAGGAGGTGTACAAGATCATAGTGGATAACTACAAACCGTTCGAGCATGTCTGGCTAGAGCGCAGCGAGGACGGCACCCGGTGTGTTCACCCGCTG GAAAAACTGCCTGTTGAACAGTTTGTTGACAGAAATGTTCCTGAGAGTGAACCATTGAAGCCAGCTGATTTAGAGGATACACCATTTACGCTGGTTGAGGATCACAAAGGCTTGATGGAATTAGCTAAAAAGCTGAAGAGTGTAACTGAGTTTGCT GTGGATTTGGAGCACAATCAATATAGGTCATTTCAAGGTTTGACCTGCTTGATGCAGATTTCAACCAGAACAGAAGACTTTATTGTGGACACTCTTAAGCTTCGCATATACATTGGTCTCTACTTGCAAGAACCTTTTAAAGATCCAACCAAGAGAAAG GTAATGCATGGTGCGGATCGTGATATAATGTGGCTCCAACGGGATTTCCACATTTACATATGCAATCTTTTTGACACAGGACAG GCTTCGAGGGTCTTACAGATGGAGAGAAACAGCCTAGAATACCTATTGCTTCGCTTTTGTGGAGTGACAGCAAAGAAGGA ATATCAAAATGCAGACTGGAGGTCGAGGCCACTTCCTGATGAAATGATCAA GTATGCTAGAGAAGATACACACTACCTGCTGTACATATACGACTTAATGAAACAGAGACTACAAAGGGAGTCGACACCTGAAAATGATCTTCTTCTAGAG GTTCATAAGCGCAGTAATGAAATTTGCTTACAGTTCTATGAAAAGGAGCTGCTGACAGATACATCCTATCTCCACATATATGGGTTTGAATGCTGCTTCCTCGGTTTATCCACTCGTTCTAAAGTGCACAGAAGTATATTTTGTGTACCTATCTGGTTAATCGAAGTATATTATTACAGGTTGCAGGAACACGAACTGAATTCAAAACAGCTGGCTGTTGTTGCT GCTTTGCATGGGTGGAGAGATCGTTTAGCTCGTCAAGAAGATGAGAGCACTGGCTATGTATTGCCAAATAAGGCTTTAATTGAGATAG CAAAGCAGATGCCTACAGATACTGGGCATTTAAAAAGAATAGTAAAATCGAAATATCCATTTGTTGAGCGCAGTCTCGACGAAATTGCTTACACTGTTTGGAATGCGCTTGAATATTCTTATGCATTTGAAGGAATAGCTGAGCAACTAAAGAAGGAACGGTCAGAACAG TTGGCACTGAAAAGTGTTCAGGCCAGTGATGAAACAACTCTTTTGGATGTTGACAGTGATAAGAGTAATATTGGTACAGCTGATCAGTCTTCTGTGGCTCCTTCATCAACTGCAAATGTCAGTGTTGCTTCTGGCAGTGGGGCTGGTTTTATGAATGAAACAGCCATGATCGACAGCATCCACCTAGACGACAATACTCGAACCACATCAACTAAGAACTTCAAGACCTTGTCAGGCCTTACCAGACCAATTAATAAGGATGTCCTGAGCAATAATAGATATCAGCAG GCTACTCAAGAACTGAAGAGACCCACTTTAGGAGCTTTAGGAAATTCAGAACCTGGAAGACAGACAGAAATTTTTGGAGGGTTTTCTAAGGAGCAG TTTCAGGGTGGGAGCAATGTGGAGAACTTTAGATCTTCTGTCCTTCCTTTCCAGCAGTTCTCTGATGGGGTGAAACATTCAGCTGCTATTGGCCCCACGGAATCATTTTATCCAAATACTGGAATGCACAGTGACAATGTTTGGATTCAATCAACTCAGATGAATGAAGCGATGCAGCTGAGCAACGCTACTTACTACCCACAGCTTCCAGGATATAGCACTGAAGTTGTAGGGAACCATTATGAACCTGAAGGCATGCAGATGTCCAGCTACCTGTCTGGTTTTGAGCCCACCTTTCAATCAATAAGCCAAAGTACAGGAACAGGACTACTTCCTGGTAGAAATAAGGAAGGAAATTTCCAGAATCCGATGAGACGGCAATCTTACCCGCCTTCTAGTAACAGATATGATAGACCATACCAGTAG
- the LOC101770158 gene encoding protein RRP6-like 1 isoform X2, which produces MDGPEGVKGREDAAPGREAGDPEEAGDGFQLVSHDKKKKRASGQEGGGSAGSGAFLGAGSVRALTQDKGGAPAPGTKAKVPFHDPTIPRPQEVYKIIVDNYKPFEHVWLERSEDGTRCVHPLEKLPVEQFVDRNVPESEPLKPADLEDTPFTLVEDHKGLMELAKKLKSVTEFAVDLEHNQYRSFQGLTCLMQISTRTEDFIVDTLKLRIYIGLYLQEPFKDPTKRKVMHGADRDIMWLQRDFHIYICNLFDTGQASRVLQMERNSLEYLLLRFCGVTAKKEYQNADWRSRPLPDEMIKYAREDTHYLLYIYDLMKQRLQRESTPENDLLLEVHKRSNEICLQFYEKELLTDTSYLHIYGLQEHELNSKQLAVVAALHGWRDRLARQEDESTGYVLPNKALIEIAKQMPTDTGHLKRIVKSKYPFVERSLDEIAYTVWNALEYSYAFEGIAEQLKKERSEQLALKSVQASDETTLLDVDSDKSNIGTADQSSVAPSSTANVSVASGSGAGFMNETAMIDSIHLDDNTRTTSTKNFKTLSGLTRPINKDVLSNNRYQQATQELKRPTLGALGNSEPGRQTEIFGGFSKEQFQGGSNVENFRSSVLPFQQFSDGVKHSAAIGPTESFYPNTGMHSDNVWIQSTQMNEAMQLSNATYYPQLPGYSTEVVGNHYEPEGMQMSSYLSGFEPTFQSISQSTGTGLLPGRNKEGNFQNPMRRQSYPPSSNRYDRPYQ; this is translated from the exons ATGGACGGGCCCGAAGGCGTGAAGGGGAGAGAGGACGCGGCGCCGGGCCGCGAGGCCGGCGACCCCGAGGAGGCGGGGGACGGGTTCCAGCTCGTCTCGCatgacaagaagaagaagagggccagCGGCCAGGAGGGTGGCGGGAGTGCTGGCTCCGGCGCCTTTCTCGGTGCGGGGTCGGTGCGGGCGTTGACCCAGGACAAGGGAGGCGCGCCCGCGCCGGGGACGAAGGCGAAGGTGCCCTTCCACGATCCGACCATCCCCCGGCCGCAGGAGGTGTACAAGATCATAGTGGATAACTACAAACCGTTCGAGCATGTCTGGCTAGAGCGCAGCGAGGACGGCACCCGGTGTGTTCACCCGCTG GAAAAACTGCCTGTTGAACAGTTTGTTGACAGAAATGTTCCTGAGAGTGAACCATTGAAGCCAGCTGATTTAGAGGATACACCATTTACGCTGGTTGAGGATCACAAAGGCTTGATGGAATTAGCTAAAAAGCTGAAGAGTGTAACTGAGTTTGCT GTGGATTTGGAGCACAATCAATATAGGTCATTTCAAGGTTTGACCTGCTTGATGCAGATTTCAACCAGAACAGAAGACTTTATTGTGGACACTCTTAAGCTTCGCATATACATTGGTCTCTACTTGCAAGAACCTTTTAAAGATCCAACCAAGAGAAAG GTAATGCATGGTGCGGATCGTGATATAATGTGGCTCCAACGGGATTTCCACATTTACATATGCAATCTTTTTGACACAGGACAG GCTTCGAGGGTCTTACAGATGGAGAGAAACAGCCTAGAATACCTATTGCTTCGCTTTTGTGGAGTGACAGCAAAGAAGGA ATATCAAAATGCAGACTGGAGGTCGAGGCCACTTCCTGATGAAATGATCAA GTATGCTAGAGAAGATACACACTACCTGCTGTACATATACGACTTAATGAAACAGAGACTACAAAGGGAGTCGACACCTGAAAATGATCTTCTTCTAGAG GTTCATAAGCGCAGTAATGAAATTTGCTTACAGTTCTATGAAAAGGAGCTGCTGACAGATACATCCTATCTCCACATATATGG GTTGCAGGAACACGAACTGAATTCAAAACAGCTGGCTGTTGTTGCT GCTTTGCATGGGTGGAGAGATCGTTTAGCTCGTCAAGAAGATGAGAGCACTGGCTATGTATTGCCAAATAAGGCTTTAATTGAGATAG CAAAGCAGATGCCTACAGATACTGGGCATTTAAAAAGAATAGTAAAATCGAAATATCCATTTGTTGAGCGCAGTCTCGACGAAATTGCTTACACTGTTTGGAATGCGCTTGAATATTCTTATGCATTTGAAGGAATAGCTGAGCAACTAAAGAAGGAACGGTCAGAACAG TTGGCACTGAAAAGTGTTCAGGCCAGTGATGAAACAACTCTTTTGGATGTTGACAGTGATAAGAGTAATATTGGTACAGCTGATCAGTCTTCTGTGGCTCCTTCATCAACTGCAAATGTCAGTGTTGCTTCTGGCAGTGGGGCTGGTTTTATGAATGAAACAGCCATGATCGACAGCATCCACCTAGACGACAATACTCGAACCACATCAACTAAGAACTTCAAGACCTTGTCAGGCCTTACCAGACCAATTAATAAGGATGTCCTGAGCAATAATAGATATCAGCAG GCTACTCAAGAACTGAAGAGACCCACTTTAGGAGCTTTAGGAAATTCAGAACCTGGAAGACAGACAGAAATTTTTGGAGGGTTTTCTAAGGAGCAG TTTCAGGGTGGGAGCAATGTGGAGAACTTTAGATCTTCTGTCCTTCCTTTCCAGCAGTTCTCTGATGGGGTGAAACATTCAGCTGCTATTGGCCCCACGGAATCATTTTATCCAAATACTGGAATGCACAGTGACAATGTTTGGATTCAATCAACTCAGATGAATGAAGCGATGCAGCTGAGCAACGCTACTTACTACCCACAGCTTCCAGGATATAGCACTGAAGTTGTAGGGAACCATTATGAACCTGAAGGCATGCAGATGTCCAGCTACCTGTCTGGTTTTGAGCCCACCTTTCAATCAATAAGCCAAAGTACAGGAACAGGACTACTTCCTGGTAGAAATAAGGAAGGAAATTTCCAGAATCCGATGAGACGGCAATCTTACCCGCCTTCTAGTAACAGATATGATAGACCATACCAGTAG
- the LOC101786997 gene encoding uncharacterized protein LOC101786997, producing MDMGVESREKSAAEAGGAAPAAGAGTGNKAGGGGGRKHLSSIANHVLRQCSLTLGRSVNDLVADFELGLKTAAVDNYSRKLVEFCSLQALQIITSHDIGEKISEGSLSRFTFDMMLAWETPTPSDQQITMESVAKEREDRKEPLGANEAVMGDETSLFYSDMMPLLVNEEPTVGEEAYVWFGSVFPLACDVVNARFTFEALTATTANRLHYPAYDKFLKEMDKSFKFLQNLPTPTGIEFAEDEFILHMEGTAGTQRVVRHIGTSSWPGRVTLTNKALYFEASGKFSYESAIKADLSDTGIQHQINTASTGPFGVPLFDKAIVFESLSEPLVLEFPEMTSSTRRDMWLTLIREVIFIHRFISMYNLESPIHKWEVHSRIILGVIRLHAAREMLRMSPPSPSSFLVFSLYDDLPKGDFVLEQLASNLKQTSTITRLSASYVFKGLSKSSYVIPLSAEIAKDHDTDSSGHEQPLASLENKIDQAKDEAREVTAANAAIEGMQEEGITDSLLVLVGLVGPIGKLRPLVQQIISWERPFVTGSVLAVTLLTIYNEWFNYMLAASLILAVGVMVWARQRKIGKICSEVIIDTSSDKTTMESIVEAQQSLRKVHEYIKTANVVILRLWSIALARSPKHTETMIWMLTGSAVVAAVIPFKFILIGLAAGGFVANTRVAKAVSNPQGGRRWREWWESIPAVPVRTVDKNEL from the exons ATGGACATGGGTGTCGAGAGCCGGGAGAAGTCGGCGGCCGAAGCTGGaggggccgcgccggcggcgggtgccGGCACGGGGAacaaggcgggcggcggcggcgggcggaagcacctctcctccatcgccaaccacGTGCTCCGGCAATGTTCCCT GACATTGGGCAGGAGTGTTAATGATTTGGTCGCAGACTTCGAGTTGGGCTTAAAGACTGCTGCAGTTGACAACTACTCAAGAAAACTAGTTGAGTTTTGTAGTCTTCAGGCCCTGCAAATCATCACATCTCATGATATAGGAGAAAAGATAAGTGAGGGATCGCTTAGTCGATTCACTTTTGATATGATGCTAGCTTGGGAAACCCCCACTCCTTCGGATCAACAGATTACCATG GAGAGCGTAGCAAAAGAAAGGGAAGATAGAAAGGAGCCACTTGGAGCAAATGAAGCTGTGATGGGTGATGAGACTTCATTGTTCTATTCAGATATGATGCCTCTTCTT GTGAACGAAGAGCCAACTGTTGGAGAAGAAGCATACGTGTGGTTTGGTTCTGTATTCCCTTTGGCTTGTGACGTGGTCAATGCTCGATTCACTTTTGAAGCTCTCACTGCTACCACAGCTAACAGGCTGCATTATCCTGCTTATGACAAATTCCTGAAAGAAATGGATAA GTCATTCAAGTTCTTGCAAAATTTGCCAACTCCAACTGGAATTGAATTTGCTGAAGATGAATTCATTTTGCACATGGAGGGGACAGCAGGAACACAACGGGTAGTGAGGCACATTGGAACCAGTAGTTGGCCAG GTCGAGTGACTCTGACAAACAAGGCACTATATTTTGAGGCTTCTGGAAAATTTTCATATGAATCAGCTATTAAGGCTGATCTTTCAGACACTGGAATTCAACACCAAATTAACACGGCTTCAACAGGCCCTTTTGGCGTGCCTTTGTTTGACAAAGCCATTGTGTTTGAGTCACT ATCAGAACCTCTGGTTTTGGAATTCCCCGAGATGACTAGCTCAACAAGGCGCGATATGTGGCTTACTCTGATAAGAGAAGTTATCTTTATTCATCGTTTTATATCAATGTACAACCTAGAATCTCCAATTCACAAATGGGAGGTTCACTCTAGAATTATATTGGGGGTAATAAGGCTCCATGCTGCAAGAGAGATGCTAAGGATGTCACCGCCGTCCCCTTCTAGCTTCCTAGTGTTCTCACTGTATGACGACCTGCCTAAAGGTGATTTTGTACTTGAACAACTAGCGAGCAACCTGAAACAGACCTCCACCATTACTCGATTGAGTGCATCCTATGTGTTCAAGGGTTTAAGCAAATCTTCTTATGTGATACCCTTGAGTGCGGAGATAGCAAAAGATCATGACACAGACTCCAGTGGCCACGAGCAGCCCCTGGCATCCCTAGAAAACAAGATTGATCAAGCGAAAGATGAGGCCAGGGAAGTCACCGCTGCCAATGCTGCCATTGAAGGGATGCAGGAGGAAGGCATCACTGATAGCCTTCTTGTACTGGTG GGGTTGGTCGGTCCCATTGGCAAATTGCGTCCATTGGTCCAGCAGATAATCTCGTGGGAGCGACCGTTTGTTACTGGCAGTGTCCTTGCTGTAACTTTGCTAACCATATACAA TGAGTGGTTCAATTATATGTTAGCCGCATCCCTGATACTGGCAGTTGGCGTGATGGTTTGGGCTAGGCAAAGAAAGATCGGCAAGATATGCTCGGAAGTGATCATCGACACTTCATCGGACAAGACTACAATGGAGAGCATAGTGGAAGCACAGCAAAGCCTGAGGAAAGTGCACGAGTACATCAAGACGGCAAACGTGGTCATCCTCAGGCTGTGGTCGATCGCGCTAGCGAGGTCGCCAAAG CACACAGAGACAATGATATGGATGCTGACCGGGtccgcggtggtggcggccgtgatCCCGTTCAAGTTCATCCTGATCGGGCTGGCGGCTGGCGGCTTCGTGGCGAACACGAGGGTCGCGAAGGCTGTGTCGAACCCgcagggcggccggcggtggagggagtGGTGGGAGTCCATCCCTGCCGTCCCGGTTCGGACAGTTGACAAGAACGAGCTGTGA
- the LOC101771092 gene encoding inactive protein RESTRICTED TEV MOVEMENT 2, giving the protein MAAAAPRTYADFEPPHSLQEEPGQLALRVDLSAEGFKKEQIRVQIDNFGTLRISGERPLGADGSRWRRFGKEFQVPDTCDAAAIRARLDKEGVLLITMPKLSATAAPPAPAEEPAAPGANTGAAAAAAGRDHEPAGHAHASASQAGTAAAEAEEEKGHKEEDDTRAAAMDRPGGQQDEQHPSSDDAAAATAPPASQPAAYGFAKDGRKMLLAIFAVMLALVAAGLFARYTMDPSAETPSSGNHIVSLSDS; this is encoded by the exons ATggccgccgcagcgccgcgCACGTACGCTGACTTCGAGCCGCCGCACAGCCTGCAGGAGGAGCCCGGCCAGTTGGCCCTCCGCGTCGACCTCTCCGCTGAAG GGTTCAAGAAGGAGCAGATCAGGGTGCAGATCGACAACTTCGGCACGCTGCGGATATCCGGCGAGCGCCCCCTCGGCGCCGACGGCAGCCGGTGGAGGCGCTTCGGCAAGGAGTTCCAGGTCCCCGACACctgcgacgccgccgccatccgcgcCAGGCTCGACAAGGAAGGCGTCCTCCTCATCACCATGCCGAAACTGTCCGCGACggctgcgccgccggcgccggccgaggagccggcggcgccagGCGCGAACacgggtgccgccgccgccgccgctggccgggACCACGAACCTGCAGGTCACGCTCATGCCAGTGCATCCCAAGCGGGTACTGCTGCTGCCGAAGCTGAAGAAGAGAAGGGCCacaaggaggaggacgacacCAGGGCAGCGGCCATGGACCGTCCAGGCGGCCAACAAGACGAGCAGCACCCAAGCAGCGACGACGCCGCTGCGGCAACCGCACCTCCCGCTAGCCAGCCGGCGGCGTACGGCTTCGCCAAGGACGGCAGGAAGATGCTACTGGCGATCTTCGCCGTGATGCTGGCCCTGGTTGCCGCCGGCCTGTTCGCGAGGTACACGATGGATCCATCGGCTGAGACGCCGTCGTCAGGCAACCACATTGTCAGTCTCTCGGATAGCTGA